From the genome of Triticum aestivum cultivar Chinese Spring chromosome 1A, IWGSC CS RefSeq v2.1, whole genome shotgun sequence:
GTTGGCCATTTGCGGTGGTCGATATTTTATCCTGCTTATTTGGAACTGCAACATGCACATGAATATTGCATGTTCTCTCTTTCTTTGTTGTGTAACTTTGAGTTACTGCACTTGTGCAAATATCAGCCCGTGCACTCTTAGGGAAGACCCATGTTGTTCCGGATTCAGAATGGGGGATTCAGGACTTCGGAAAGACCCATGTTCCAGTTTTTGAATGGAGGATTCAGGACTTCTCGTCACTGCTTAAGACTGGAGCTAAGAGCACAATATCTGGTGCTTTTCACTGCTCTGGGTATAACTGGTATGCACCATAATTGTAAAAGGAACCTGCAAAATTCATGTATTAGATGTAAATACCATCTGGTTTGTTTTGTAGAAAAACTAATTATATGTTATCCATATACACATTAATTTAGTATGCCATCTACTCACCAATGATGTTTTGATTGATGTAATCAAATTAGCAATCACAATCTTATAAACAATCAGTCAGATGCTAAAGCTTGATACGGTGCATGAAGTCAAGAAATTAGACTTCACTCCTACTTCAGTTGTGAAATCTAGACTGAGTTTGGTTTCCTCCCATAATTTCATTTACCAGGTTCCTACAAGTGATTCCAATGCATAAAGAAGCTGGTGCTGGAACTCCATATGTTGCTCTTCGTCTTATGCCATCCCAATTGAGCTTGGTGCCAGGTCACACGGTTCACGCGGTGTTTGAGTTGTCAATATACAACCATACAAAAGGAATGTACTGTGGATGCAAAGGTAGTCTCATGGATGTGTTTTTTCAAGCACACCCATCCTATTGCAGCTAGGAATCCATACTTTGTGCATCATAAGTTTGAGATATAAATACCATGATTCCATCATTACAAGTCAATATCTGTAATTTGGTATACAATCAAATATTACTTTTCCCATGAAGAAGTTGCTTTGTATTTTCTTTGCTGTCGAGTTTGTCTGATTCGGACTACATACACATGTTCTCATTAAATTTGATAATCATTATTTGTATGTAATTCACTATCTTGATATCTTCTTGCTTTCTGAACTGGGGTGAAGTTTGGTTATTTATATTTATACACTTATTTTAATGTGGTTTGGTCATATATTATTTGGTATATTTGCACTTTACGTACAAGTTCTTTGTTCTCTAATCTTTCAATCTTTACCTAAAAGCAGCTACCTACAACTTTGATTTCAAGAATACCTACTCGAAGGAGCATTGCTTGATTCCTCTTCAGGAGCTACTGAAATCATCTGCTTTTCTAGTGGATGATAGCTGTGTCTTTGCTGTGGAGATATTGAAGATTGATGTCTCTTCTCCTGAAAAGAAGGCTGTTGTGATTCAGAAGAAGGCTACCATAGTTCAGAACCTCTTTGTCCAGAATAAGGGATTCGTCAAAGGAACATACACTTGGACCATGAACAATTTCCCTGAATTGGATTTGAAGCACTTCGTCCGTTCTCCTACATTTGAAGTTGGCGGACAAAAATGGTATACATCTGTTACAGTTAAACGGTTACATCACAAATGATTTATACAAATAGTTTGCATGTGTTATCCAACATTTAGCTTATATGTATCCTTTAACCATACCTAGTCAGCTTACTAGCTTAATAGTCGACAGAAACTTCTTGCTGAATGTTTTATGCCAACGGACATTAGTGATAGCCAGATTTTTGTGCAAGGCAAGGTCCTGCAGATATTCCAGGTTCTCTAAGCATGCAACCAAAGAACTGTACTTCTAGTATTTACAGATATGCGGTAGCACATTCCAATTTCAATAGAAAAGTGGTTTTGTAATAATGGTGTACCGAAAATTTAGGAACAAATTTGAAACATTATAGTACTAAAATCTGTGTTAGCCTATAAAATTTCATGGTCATATGCTATGCTGTTTAGGATTATTTTTTTCCAGAAATTTTATCGTCATGTATATATTTGGTACCACTGGTTCTTGTATATGTCACATACCAGCAATTATTTTCTCAAATTCTTTTGGGTAACATTGTATTATCTTCTATTGTAGTCATGGTTTTCTCAGATAATTGTAATGCCACAAAGTTGTGTCCAAAGTTAATGGCCGGCTAGACCCATGCTCAGCTACAACTTTCGATTTCAATATTAACCACATTCTTGAAATACATTTTCCAGGGTACCAATTTGAAGTGTCACTTCCCATTTTTGTCAACAGGTACATCGGCATGTATCCACGTGGTGACAAGTACAGCACTGATTGCCTCAGCTTGTACTTACACCTGGATGCCTCGGATGAGCACCAACTCGAGTCCAAGAAGGTGGCTGTAATGACTCTGTCCATCCTGGACCAAACGAATGGAAAACACTTCACTagaacttcaggttcaactctccTTAGCAAGTATCAGTGCTACTGATATGTGCGATTCAAGCAGCTAGTGTCTGTAACCTGATCATGATTGCAGTTGATCTTACTTTTGTGGTGATCGCAGGTCTCTGGGTATGTGGACAAGGATGGGGATGGCCTAACTTCCTTGGACTCAAGAAACTCAAGGACCCGTCGGGAGGCTATGTTGTAGGATCGAGCTGCGTTGTGAAGGCAGATCTCACTATCGTTGGTTCATCCAATGATGGCTAGATCTTTACCTCATAGCCTGATGGAGAGATAACGCCCTTTCATCCTACTAAGTAGACTTATATATGAGATAATGATGTGGTAGCAGTACTAAAAACTTGTGGGATGATTAGTAGTAATGAGCCGGATTTGAGAAGTGAGATGATTCACGCATATATTTCTAGGTATATGTTTCGATCGGAAATATGTTACTGCTAGTACTTCTGTATGCATGGATGATGCAACAATGTTAGTCAGCTTGTCTCGCTAAATGGATGGTGTATTCAGCTGAACCATGTTATCACTCACTCTATGCATCATGTCCCCAGTTGATGAATCAGGGTTACACGTAGAGTAAaatgcactacaagtacttgaactTGCGCCGCGAGCTCAGTTTGGTCACCGTACTTCAAAATACGGTCATTACGGTCACTTTGTATGATTGGatgtgattatacggtcactgttcACTGTACTGAGCCGGTATGCCGCCGTTTTGACCAGTCCACGGGCGCCACATAGGCGTGTGGGGGATTACTTATTTGAACAACACATTTAGGGGGGGTTATGTGTAAAAATGCAGTCAGCTCACAATCCCTAGCTCAGTTCCCCTGTTATCCAAAATCCCTAGTTTTGTTCCCCTCgcagcgctcgtcgccgccgccgcccaccgctcgccgtcgccatcgcccagCGCTTGCCGCCGCCCACCGCTCGCCGTCACCGTCGACCACCGCTCGCCGCCGCCCATTGCCTTCGTCCTCGTCGCCCGCCATGTCCAGCAGCAGTTCTGCCCGATCTGGACGTCGCGGGAGGACAGTGGTGGTGCCGCTCATCTCATGCCCTCGCTGCGGCTGCCTAGTGAGGTTCTACGTGTCCAACACGGAGGAGCATGACGGATGGGTGTTCTACAGATGTGTGAAGGTAAGCATCCCTTGACCTGGTTGACTTGATTTCACTTGTTCAAATTTTCTGATTtttcttgattttgagtttgtaGCAAGGATGCGTTTTCTGGCATTGGGAGAGGGAATACGTGGCCTACCTTGTAGATCATCGTTTTCTTGCTGGGCATGAAGTTGTTGATGCAATTGGAGCAACAGAAGATAGGAGGGAACATCTTGAGAGAgaaagagaagaaagaagaagggtTGCAGAGAGAAATGCAAGTCAGAGGATAGGTATGCAGATGTAGGAACAGCCTGGAGCTAGCATGAACATCACCAGGGCAGAAGCTCGTGCACTTCTTAATTTAGGTGTGCAGATGATGTTACTGTTGAAACTGCTACTTGGTGGTGTATTGGTGCTTGTTGTGCTATGTGTCATGCTGCTGATGAAGAAATGAAGCTGGTAGCTCTGATGAAGAAGTGTGGTAGCTTCAAGTAGACCTAGTGGTAGTAGTAGTTGATGAAGAAGTGAAATGTCAGTATGATGGTTGTAGCAGTTGATGTATGAACTGGTAGCTCTGATGTATGAACCTTTTGTACGATGGTTTGTCTCTGAAGTTCAATAAATTGTTGATGGAATGACTCTGTTGTATGAACTAAAATCACTGTCAATTTTAGTATTATGATCCAACTGCATATCAACACAAAATGATCATGTAAACTGTTGCTGAACAAAATAATCCAAGTAAATGCAAGCACAAGTATGATAGCAAACATGATCATTGGTTCCTGACATGTATATATAACAAATAGCTAACACATAAGTACAAAAGATCATTGGTTTTTAAGATGGCCAAAAGATCATAGGTTCCTGACATAACTTAACTTCAAAGAAagcaaaatgactagtttctgaaGATGGCCAAAAGGACTAGTTCTTGAAGATAGCCAACATGATTCATATTTTACATAAGATGGCCAAAAGGACTAGTTGTTTAACATTCTCTAGCACTAGTCCCTGAAGATGTCAAACATGCTTCCATTCTTCTCAAGCCCTGAGCTATGGTGCTCCTTTTGAACTGTTCTGTTTCCCAGTTTTTTCTTTGCAGCAGCAACTGCTTTATCTGCCATCTTCTTTGCAGCAGCTGCTTGCCTGGCTTGTTTTTTTTTGCATTAGCTGCTTGTCTCTCTGCCATCTTCTTGGCAGCAGCAGCCTCTTTCTGGGCTAACTTCTCAGCAGCTAGTTTCTCCTTTTTCTCTGCAGCAATTTGCCTGTGTGTCTCTTGGATAATTTGCCTTGTCTCTGCAGCTGCCTGCTTTAGGATGGCCTGAACTTCTCTTTTTTGACCAGCTGCCTCCTTCTTCCTTGTTGCATCTTGTGCTTTCTTCTCTGCTACCTCATGCCTCTTCCTGGCAGCTTCTTTTGCTTTCTTCATTTCTGCTTCCCTTCTAGCTGCTAGAACAGCTTGCTTCTTGTCCTCCAGCTCCTTCTCTCTTTGTGTCTTCATGGCCAACAGCTTCTTAGCAAGATCACCATGTGTAACTGTGCTGCTGCTTGGCTGGGAGTGGTTGAGCATAGACTGTGCATTGACTAAGAATGCAGACTCTGGTACTGGTGTTTGTTGTATGATTCTTGGCAAAGGCCTATGCACATGTCATGAAAAAGTTTTATTACTTAAGATTCTTGGCAAAGGCCTCTGCACATGTCAAGAATATAGTAGTACCTGCTCAAGAATAGAGTCTATCACAAGATCATCCACTGGTGGGGCCCTTTGTGTTGATGCTTCCTCCTGGTTCTAATCAGTAGGGAAGTGATCAGTACTATTTGATAATAACAAATGTTGTTAGCAAAACAAGAGATAAAGTTCATAATGTACCTGGGTTCTCACTGGTCCCTCTTCTTGCACAGACTCTTGTGTTGTTTGTGCTGCTTGTGGAACATTCTCTTGTGCTGCTTGTGCTTCAACTTGTGCATTTGGAGGTGGCAGGCCAGCCTTAAGATATTTACAACCTTTCCTGTTGTGGTCTGGCTCACCACAGTAGGAGCAATGCATTATGACACCATGTCTGGACATTCTCTTCCCTCCATTACTGCATATGATCTCTTCTGCTGATTTCCTTCTACTCTTGCAAGGTCTTCCCACATGTTT
Proteins encoded in this window:
- the LOC123046497 gene encoding uncharacterized protein isoform X1 gives rise to the protein MCSPPSTDISIPTPSAWLPSNTVHRIMVSDEAPDAKASKSSATLAAVLMGAEESVLYVAVEAGARGVVCLYPNIVRVNAKKGHIEERRRGRSRSMGNCRSSSRALLGKTHVVPDSEWGIQDFGKTHVPVFEWRIQDFSSLLKTGAKSTISGAFHCSGYNWFLQVIPMHKEAGAGTPYVALRLMPSQLSLVPGHTVHAVFELSIYNHTKGMYCGCKATYNFDFKNTYSKEHCLIPLQELLKSSAFLVDDSCVFAVEILKIDVSSPEKKAVVIQKKATIVQNLFVQNKGFVKGTYTWTMNNFPELDLKHFVRSPTFEVGGQKWYIGMYPRGDKYSTDCLSLYLHLDASDEHQLESKKVAVMTLSILDQTNGKHFTRTSGLWVCGQGWGWPNFLGLKKLKDPSGGYVVGSSCVVKADLTIVGSSNDG
- the LOC123046497 gene encoding uncharacterized protein isoform X2, with the translated sequence MGNCRSSSRALLGKTHVVPDSEWGIQDFGKTHVPVFEWRIQDFSSLLKTGAKSTISGAFHCSGYNWFLQVIPMHKEAGAGTPYVALRLMPSQLSLVPGHTVHAVFELSIYNHTKGMYCGCKATYNFDFKNTYSKEHCLIPLQELLKSSAFLVDDSCVFAVEILKIDVSSPEKKAVVIQKKATIVQNLFVQNKGFVKGTYTWTMNNFPELDLKHFVRSPTFEVGGQKWYIGMYPRGDKYSTDCLSLYLHLDASDEHQLESKKVAVMTLSILDQTNGKHFTRTSGLWVCGQGWGWPNFLGLKKLKDPSGGYVVGSSCVVKADLTIVGSSNDG